One genomic window of Rhizomicrobium sp. includes the following:
- the ccmD gene encoding heme exporter protein CcmD, with protein sequence MSDVLAMGGYAAYVWPAYGVSVLLLGGAIVVTLRAYARAKARLALLEKP encoded by the coding sequence ATGAGCGATGTCCTCGCGATGGGCGGATACGCCGCCTATGTCTGGCCCGCCTATGGCGTGTCGGTGCTGCTGCTGGGAGGCGCGATCGTCGTCACGCTGCGCGCCTATGCCCGCGCCAAGGCGCGGCTCGCGCTGTTGGAGAAGCCGTGA
- a CDS encoding DsbE family thiol:disulfide interchange protein, giving the protein MKRLFYILPVLAFLGLGWFLYASLRTPPPAAMPSALLGKPAPALTLPPLDAKAQGFGPSDLAGRVTLVNLFASWCIPCREEAGELAELARARGVRLIGIAYKDKPEAARAFLDEYGNPFERIGLDADGRAGIEWGISGVPETFVLDRHGIVRGRFGPLTPDGMVMDILPAIASAATY; this is encoded by the coding sequence GTGAAGCGCCTGTTCTACATCCTGCCGGTGCTGGCGTTCCTGGGGCTCGGCTGGTTCCTCTATGCGAGCCTGCGAACCCCGCCGCCGGCCGCGATGCCGTCGGCCCTGCTCGGCAAGCCGGCGCCCGCGCTGACGCTTCCGCCGCTCGACGCCAAGGCCCAGGGCTTCGGCCCGTCCGACCTGGCGGGCCGGGTCACGCTGGTCAATCTTTTCGCGTCCTGGTGCATTCCCTGCCGGGAAGAGGCGGGCGAACTCGCCGAACTCGCGCGCGCCCGCGGCGTGCGCCTGATCGGCATCGCCTACAAGGACAAGCCGGAAGCGGCGCGCGCCTTCCTCGACGAGTACGGCAATCCGTTCGAGCGGATCGGCCTCGACGCCGATGGCCGCGCCGGCATCGAATGGGGCATCTCCGGCGTGCCGGAGACCTTCGTGCTCGACCGACACGGCATCGTGCGCGGCCGCTTCGGTCCGCTGACGCCGGACGGCATGGTGATGGACATCCTGCCGGCCATCGCCAGCGCCGCGACGTACTGA